CGGCTGATGAAGGATGGCACCTCAGTCTGGTGGCAGGTGCAGTCGCGCAACAAGCGCTCGCTCGCGCTGGACCTGCGCAGTACCGACGGCCAGGACATCGCGCGCAAACTGATTGCCGAGGCCGACGTGCTCATCGAGAACTTCCGGCCCGGAACGCTGGAAGGGTGGGGGATGGATTACGGGCAGCTGTCCGAACTCAACCCGCGGCTCATCATGCTGCGCATTTCCGGGTACGGCCAGACGGGTCCGTACCGGGATCTGCCCGGATTTGGCTCGATCGGCGAGGCAATGGGCGGGCTGCGGCATCTGACCGGCGAGCCCGGCCGCGTGCCCGTGCGCTGCGGTATCTCGATCGGCGATACGCTCGCCGCGCTGCATGGCGTGATCGGCGTGCTCACGGCGCTCTATCACCGGGACGCGAACGGCGGCAAGGGACAGGTCATCGATGTCGCGCTGCACGAAGCTGTCTTCAACGTGATGGAAAGCCTGATTCCCGAGTACAGCGCGTTCGGCGTTGTCCGAGAAGCCGCCGGCAGTGCGTTGCCCGGCATCGCGCCGTCCAATGCGTATCGGTGTGCTGACGGCTATGTGCTGATCGCGGGAAATGGCGACAGCATCTTCAAGCGGCTGATGACGGCGATCGGCCGCGACGACCTCGCCGAGGACCCGGCTCTCGCGAACAACGCAGGGCGTGTCGCGCGCGTCGACGAACTGGATCATGCGATTGAAGCGTGGAGCGCGCAACATTCGGCCGAAGATGTGCTGGCCACGCTGACCGACGCGCGCGTGCCCGCAGGAAAGATCTACACGGCACGGGATATTGCCGAAGATCCGCACTACCGTGCACGCGACATGATCTTGCGGCAGTCCACGCGCGACGGCTATGAAGTCGACGTGCCCGGCATCGTGCCGAAACTGATGGGCACGCCGGGTTCCGTGCGCTCGTCGGCGCCGAAGCTCGGTGACGACACCGATGACGTACTGCGTGAGATCGGCCTGTCCGACACGCGGATTGCCGAACTGCGTGAAAAAGGAGCAATAGCATGAACATCTGGAACGGTGAACACCAGCGTATTTACATGCAAGAGGTCGGAACGCGCGATGGTTTCCAGTCGGAAGGCGCGTTCGTTGAGACGCGCGACAAGATCGCGCTGATCGACGCGCTCTCGAACACCGGCATGGCCAAGATAGAGGTCACAGCTTTCGTGTCGCCGCAAGCGATCCCCGCATTGTGCGACGCCGAAATCGTGCTGCGCGAGATCGAGCGCAAGCCGGGTGTCGTGTACACCGCGCTGGTGCCGAACGTACGTGGCGCCGAACGGGCGATCGACGCGCGCGCGAACGAACTGAATCTTGTGATTTCAGCCAGCGAAAGCCACAACCTGTCGAACCTGAGGATGACGCGCGACCAGTCGTTCAACGGGCTAATGCAGGTTGCCGCCCTCGCACGCGACGCCGGCCTGCCTGTCAATATTTCGCTGTCCTGCGCATTCGGATGCCCGATGGAAGGCGATGTTCCCGAGGCCACCGTGCTCGCGTGGTCGCAGCGCTTCATCGATGAGGCCGGCGCGCAGGGCGTCACGTTGTGCGACACGACGGGGATGGCCTACCCGCAGCAGGTCGCAAGGCTCACGGCGCAGTTCGTCGAACGGTGGCCACGCATCGAACTCACGCTGCACTTCCATAACACGCGCGGCATGGGCCTCGCCAATGTGCTGGCTGCCATCGATGCGGGAGCTGACCGGTTCGACGCGTCGCTGGGAGGGATCGGTGGATGTCCTTATGCGCCGGGCGCCAGCGGCAACGTATGCAGCGAGGAAATCGTGCACGCGCTGGAACTGATGAGCTACGACACAGGCGTCGATCTCGGCGCGCTCATTGCCGCGGCGAGGCGCCTGCCATCGCTGATCGGGCACGATACCCCGAGCCAGATCGTGAAGGCAGGGCGCCGGCTTGACCTGCATCCGCTGCCGGCCGATTTCGCCGCGATTCGCGAGCGAGCGTTGCAACGGGACACCGCCGCTCGACCGCGAAGCTGAACACCACCTACTTTGTACATTTACCGGGGCCTCGCCCGGAGGCCACCAAAGAGATCGTAGAGACACCATCCTTCAGGAGACACCATCATGCAAGAAACCCACATTGCGCAGCCGCCGAAGGCGCACTGGTACGACGGCCTGACGCCCACGCACTGGCGCGTGCTGCGCGGAAGCTTCCTCGGCTGGATCTTCGACGGCTTCGAGGCGCTCGCGCTCGTCGTCGTTCTCGCGCCGATGCTCAAATCGGTGTTGACACCGGCGCAGGCACAATCGACGCCCGTCTACGCCGGGGTAATCATCGGCATCACATTGCTCGGGTGGGGCGTGGGTGGCATGGTTGGCGGCATCCTGGCGGACTACGTCGGGCGCAAACGCATGATGCTCTGGTCAGTGTTCCTGTACGCGCTGTTCTCCGGGCTGACCGCTTTCTCCAACACCTTTGTCGTGCTGTGCTCGCTGCGCTTTCTGACCGGGCTCGCGATGGGCAGCGAATGGAGCACGGGCGTCGCGCTGGTTTCTGAAACCTGGCCAGAACACGCTCGTGCTAAGGGTGCAGGCATTCTGCAGTCCGGTTTCGGCTGGGGCACGCTGCTCGCGGCCGTCGTCTGGTACGCGCTTGCATCGACGCAGCCGCTGGGGACAGAGACGTGGCGGCTGATGTTCATTGTCGGCGCGCTGCCTGCGTTCTTCGTGCTCTATCTGCGTCGTGGGTTGAACGAATCCGCGAAGTGGCAACAGGCGGTGAAGGAAAAGCGCTGGAACGCGACCTCCGACGATCGCCCCCGTCCCGTCTCCGGAGCGGGCAAGGAAGACAAGCGCCCTTTTACGCTCACGCAGCTGTTCACCGAGCGAGAGGCGCTTCGCCGCACACTGTTGACGACGCTCCTGTCGATCGTTGCGACGACCGGCTGGTGGGCAATCTCGAGCTGGTTGCCTACATTCACCGTTTCACTGGCTAAAGGGACGGGGGCGCTCGACGCCGCCGCTTGGGAGTCGCGGATTTCGATCATCTATACCGCGGGCGCGATCGTCGCCTATCTGGCATCTGGCTTCATCGTCGACGCGATCGGAAGACGGGCGTTCCTGTGCATGACGTTCGTCGGCGCGCTCATCACGACGATCATCACTTATCACTACACGGCGACTCTCAGCGGAATGCTGATCATCGCGCCGATCAACGGGTTCTTTACCCTTGGTTGCGCGTATGCGTGGATGGCAATCTATCCATGCGAACTGTTCACGCCGACTGTGCGTTCGACCGCGATCAGCTTCGTGTTCAACGCCGCACGCCTGATTGCGTGGGTGTTTCCGATCATTTCAGGCTCGATGATCAAGGCGTTCGGCGGCGTTGCGCATGCGGCGCTCATCATGAGCTCGTGCTACGTGCTGGGAATCGTCATCCCGTGGTTCTTGCCGGAGACCCGCGGCAAGGGGATGCCGGAATGATTGATCGGCGTATATCGGAAAAATCGGTATGACAAACAGGCTCTGGTGCAAATAGCGATGTCGAATCGGTTAGAGTGTCGGGCTGAACGAATTGAGAGCCGACGATGAGCAAGCGGAAGAGCCTGGACAAGTTGTTTGCAGGCCGTCACTTTGATCGGGATGTGATTATTCTCTGCGTTCGCTGGTACCTGCGCTACAAGCTCGGTCTGCGGGATTTTGTCGAGATGATGGAGGAACGAGGCTTGTCGCTGGCCCACACGACGATCCTGCGCTGGGTGCGGCGCTATGCGTCGGAGTTCGTCAATCGCTGTTTCGGCACGCCGACGGGACGGTCGTGGGGTGTCGACGAAATCTACCTGAAGCTTCGCGGCAAGTGGGTCTACCTTTATCGGGCGGTTGATCGGGCCGGCCAAACGGTTGACTTCATGCTCAGTGCAAAGCGCGACGTGGCCGCGGCCAAAGCCTTTTTCGGGAAAGCAATCAAATATCAAGGCCGGCCGCCGAAGACCATCACGCTCGATGGCTATGCGGCTTCTCACCGCACGGTGCGCGAAATGAAGGCCGAGGGCCTGCTGCCCGATAACCTGATCGAAAAGGACCATCGCAACGTCAAGTCCCGGACAAACGTCATGCTCGACTTCAAACGTTTCAGGAACGCCGCGATCACGCTCGCAGGCATCGAGTTGATGCATCGCATTCGCAAGCGGCGATTTGGAGTTGCCAGATTGCGACTCAAAGATACTGCTGCGCCCGCTGTCTGGAATACAGTCCTGTCGGCTCAATGAGATATCCTATCTATAGGCAACAGCTCGTCCATATGGGTTATTTGCACCAGAGCCGAGCTAAAAGTAAGGCGCTAAGCGGGCGCTAGCGAGCCACACGGAGCGCGCCGGTTTGCTGTACATTGGATCGTACGGGAGCCTGATCGCCAGGCATGCACTTTCCAACATGACTCAGCACAGACTCGCTTTGCCGCAATCGGCGCAGGAGCCGGAGCGGGCCGCCAGCCTGCCGCATACCCGCTTTGAAGTCGGTGGCGCCGCCGGCCTCCAGTCATCCACCGGACAAATCCTCGCCTGGCGGGATCGGGTAGGCCATGTCATTGACCTCGACCTGACAAAAGACCAAGTGGCCAGCCCCTTCGCGGCCACTATCGACAGGTACCTGGTCGAGGACATGGTCTTCACCGACTGCCGCTGCGACGGCGTCAGCCTGCATCGCACCCTGGCACGTATCTCCACCGATGCCATGCGGCACTATGTGTTCCAGGTGTTTATCGGCGGCAATGCGGGCCGGGTCGAAGGCCTGCGCCGCAATCCGATGCCGCGCCAGGGCGGCATCCTACTGACGGATCTCGGGCAGCCCGCTCGCATGGTGCGCGACACCTCACACGCCCTCACCTTCTTTGTGCCGCGCGCAGTGATGGAATCCATCTTTCCCGAAGCCGAGTCGGCGCACGGCCGCATGGTGGAAGCCAATACTTCCATGACGATACTGGCGGTCGGGCACGTGACTGCGCTGGCTCGCGACCTCCCCCGCATGACACCCGAGCGGGCAGCGCGGGAGTTGCGCGAAGCTATACAGTTGCTGGTGGCCGCCTTCCGTAAAGCGGCGCGGCTCGAAGACGATGCCCGTTCCGCCACCCGCAACGCCATGCTCGCGCATGCCCGCCGGTTGATCGCCGTCGGCGCCAGCCAGCCCCATCTATCGCCCAACAGCCTGCTTGTCGCGATGAACATTTCTCGGCCCACGCTGTATCGCCTGTTCGAGCAGGAGGGCGGCGTGCATGCGTATATCCGCAAGATCAGGCTCCGCGCCGCCTCAGCGGAGCTGGTGCAGTTTCCCAATCTTCCGGTGGTCGAGATTGCTTTTGGTCTGGGATTTTCCAGCGCGTCGGACTTCACGCGCGCGTTTCGGCGTACCTATGGCATGTCACCGAGCGACTTGCGCGTCGAGGCCACCAATCCACAACGCGAGGACCTGATGCGCGCCGCGCTCAAGGTACAGGGCCTGGAATACGAGCATTGGCTACGCCGGCATCTGACACCGAAGGACTGGAGCGTATCAACGACGGCGCCTACCCGGGCCCACGACCCTGACAATGGCAGCGCCGCCGCAACCGGCCCCGCAAGATCCTGGGCGTCACCCAGTGGCGGCACTGGCGACAATACTAGTGGATCGTAACGTTTAAATAGGAAGTGTCATTGTGCCCATGGAGGGCGTGATGAAACTGACCGATAGCGAACGCGCGGAACTTGAGAGACAGGCCAGAGCAAGGACGGGTCGTGCGGATTCTTCGCGCCGAGCACGACTGATCTTGCTGCTGGCAGATGGTGTCACCTGGGCCGAGATTCGGGCTAAGCTCGACTGCAGTGACAGCTACGTTGATCGTTGGAGCAAACGCTTTAACGCGGAGCGGTTGGCTGGCTTGTTCACTCGCCATGCCGGGCGTGAGCGCTATAAGGTGACCGACCGCGTCGAGGCCCATGTGCTGACACGGACAATCAAACACCAGCCCGCCGACGGTTCGACACACTGGTCTTCGCGAAAACTGGCCGCCGAACTAGGCGACATCTCGCATATGACGGTTGCGCGCATTTGGGCCAAGCACGGCATCAAACCGCATCGACTTGAGGGTTATCTGGCTTCCAACGATCCGAACTTCGAGGCCAAGGCGGCTGACGTGATTGGGTTGTACTTGAATCCGCCGGCGCACGCTGCCGTTTTCTGCGTCGACGAGAAGACCGCGATTCAGGCGTTGGATCGCAAAGACCCGGTGTTGCCGCTGTCGCCGGGACGGGCAGAGCGTCATGCTTTCGAATACTTCCGGCACGGCACGTTGTCGCTGTATGCGGCGTTCAACACGAGGACGGGCGAAGTGCTTGGCAAGACGGCAGTGCGCCCGGCGCCTGGCGGGCACCAGGCGACGCGTTGCGGTGGCCTCCGCCTGCGCGCGCTCGGCGCGGCGCAGCGCCGCTGCCAGTTCGGCCCGCAGGCTGCCCTGCACGGCCTCCCCTGCACGCGTGCCTGCTCCGCTGCCAGCCACTGCCGGCTGAGCGTGTCGCGCTCGGCCGGCAGTCGCGCCCGTTCCTTGGCGCCGGCCACGGCGGCGTCTTGTGCCCTCCTCTGCGCAGCCGCCAGTGCGGTGCGTAATTGAGGGATGGCCAAGTCCATGCTCACCAAGTCTTCGCCGAGTACGTCTCCAGCAACTACCAGAACCGATTGATGCTTTGGCTAACTTGACACAGCCTATTCGTAGCCGTGACGCTACAGACTCTCCTGGTCGACAAATCGGCCCAGCCTGCGTAGTGCTGGCAGCAGCACTTCATCCGCATAACGGCAGCCGGTAAGGCCCGGATCGGTCTGGCCCGACTTCCTTGCTTCATCCGGCGCGTGGGACTCCTCCGCGAGCAGGCGTGCAAGCAGCGCCTCGTAGCCAGCCTTCCACGCTTGCGCGCCTGGGAATACCACGCGCAACTCCTTGAGAATATCCATCCCGGCAAAATCCAGGTCGCCCCAGAAATGAACCGGGAGCGTGACGTCGGTGCCATGCAGCCATGCAAGAAAGCTACGCCCCAATGCCGCATTCCGCTCAAACACGCCCGGGGCAAAATAAACTGAGCTGCCACCCGGCTGGCGCAGCCGCCTCGCGCTCGCCTTGTATCCTGATGCGTATATCAGGACAAAACCTTCGGCGGCGCTAAGCCTCCCCGCCGCCATCGATTCGAACGTTGCGGCATTTTCCACAAACAGGATCGGGGCGGTAGGATCGGCTGTACGGGCGGCTACCAGCAGTTGCACCGGTTTGTCCGGAAAGGGGCAGACATCCGTGTCAAGCAACAGGGCAATGGTCTCCTGCTGGCCGTTGAGAATTTTTGACAAGCCCCAGAACTGCCGGCTTGCCACCTCATGGAGCATGAGGTTCTCGCCGGCAAGCGCCCGGATGCCCGCGAGGCGTTCCAGCACCTGCTCCGGTGAACGTGGCAGGATGAGGATCGGACGGGACAGCAGCCGCTCGCACAGCGCCACGTTGCCAAAGCGCGCCGGCACAGCCTGCCGCCACTGCGCCATCCAGGCGACCACGGCACTGGGCTGGCGCCCCGTCTCGTCTCGAAGAAACGCTTCCGCCTGCGCGGCAATGACGAGCTTCGGTGCGCGCTCCCAGATATCAAGATCCCGCTGGCCGCGACGCTGGTCGAGCATCAGCGCCAACCCGGGCTGCGCCTGCAGCGCTTCCAGAGCGCGCCACACGAACATGCGCTCGCCGTGGAGGGCGATCGCGAAAACTCCGGCCACGTCCCGGCACTCAACGGGAAGCTGATATCGCGGCGCCTCTCGGCAAACGGCTTCGCCTCGATGCGGTCCACGAGCGCATTCAGCAAAGCGGTGAGGGCGGCCGGCCGGCGCCCTAGAATACCGTCGGCGCTCATGTCCCCATGTCCGAGACCAACTGTTTGCGCGCCTCCTGCAAGTCGAACTGCCATGCCGCTTCACGCCGCACCGCCTCCCGGCGCTCAGTCCAGAGGGCATGCAGCCGGTCGGCCTTCAACAGGGAGCTGTCCACCTCGGTAATCTTATCGAGTTCCCCTGCCAGGCCCTCCACCTTCATCAGGGAAAAGCGATGCTCGAAGCTGAACAGCTCAAGCAGCGGGCCAGACGCGCGGGACGGCATGGCAACCACCAGTTGCAGGCCAAGGTTCTCATTGAGATAGCGCATCACCGCGGCGGTGCGGCCCTCATCCATCTTGTCGAAGGCCTCATCGATCATCATGAGCTTCAGGCTCGGCGTCTTCTCGAACTGGCGAAATGATTGGGCCAGCACGGCGGCCCGTACGAGATAGGCCGGCGTCATCAACTCGCCTCCCGAGAACGTCGCCATTCTCGCCAGGGACGCCTCGCGTCCATCTTCCGAATACTTGCGGATGTCGTACTGGCGATAGTTGCGGTAGTCCGCTATGTCCTTCAGCCTCCGTAACGCGTGGTCGCGGTTGGTGTCGAGCAATAGCAGCTTGATATCGTCCAGCGCCACGACGCTGTCGGCAGACAGCACGCCTTCGGCTGCCGAGAACAGATCTATCGGCGTTTGCCTCTCGGCCAGCCGGTTCAGGTCCTGGAACAGGTCGTAGTACTTCTTGTATTCCTTAACCATCTGGCCGTATTCGATCTCGAAACGGTCTTCGCCGAATGCCAGCCGCTTGAGCTTCTCATTGAGCCGCTTGAGCGGATCGATGCCCTGCTCCACCGCGGTGCGGACGGCCAGCGCAAAATGCGTGCTGAAGGTATTGTTGAAATTCTTCTCGGCTCCCCGCAACTCGCTGGTGTTGTTGAGAATGCGCACTTGGTCGAGCCGTTCGAGCATGGCCGAGATCTGACGCCGGGCGGCAGGTACTCCACCATAGGCTTGCCACTCGTACTCCCCTGCGTCGACTGGCAAGGCTGGAAGTCGACCCGCTCATCGAACGAGGAAGACAGGAGATTGTGTGCCTCCAGTTTCCGCTCGAACGCTTCGCGCTCCTGGCGGTACAGGCCGGCTTGCTGCCGTCGCCGCCCGTCGAAAGACGCGGTGGCCTGCTCCTTGGCGGCCTCCCGGGCGCGCCTGTCAAGCTGGACCGGATCGAAGTGCGAATTGAGCCGGATCAGTTCAGCCACGCGGGCGTTGACCCGCCTCACGCCGTCCTGGCAATCAGCGAGGCTCGCCTGAGCGGCAGCGATGTTGTCTTGCAAACCGCGCGCCCGGCCCGCCGCTTCACCCGCCGCGCGTGACGCGGCATTGGATAGGTGCTGGTGGCCGTCCAATAGCTGCTCCGCACGCACCACGCGGCGCTCCAGCACGATGAGGTCGGAGTCATCCAGACTGGCGAGCTGCGCCACGAGACTGCTCAGTCCGCGCTGCGTCTCACCCAACTTGTCCAGCATCGGCGCGACAGGCGTGAGCTTCAGGCCGAGCAGACGCGCACCCCATGCGGCCAACTCTGCGGCGCTTGCGCGATGCTCGTCCCTTTCCCGCGTCTTTTCGTCGATCTGCCGAGCAAGCCTCACCACGCGCTTGCGCCGCGCCTCGGCACCGAAGGCAAGCTCGCCGTCCTCCACCCATGACGAAAACATCTTGAACCCGCCGCTGGCCATGCCGTCTACCGTCAGTGCCTGTGGCGCGCCGCGCAGCGCCTGTGCATCCGCTACCTTGACATAACGGCCGTAGCTTGCAACCAGATAGGCGCGCGCGGTCTCATCGGCAATCACCAGTTCCTGCAGCACGGAGTCAGGCGACAGCGCCTGGTTCTCCGCCCGCCGCTTGGCCAGTTCACCCTGCACCACGGAAGCCTCTCGTGCTTGTCTAGTCGCAGGCAGTTCGTGCCGCAGCGCCCGGATGGCGCCCGCCTCGTACTGCGCGTCCACCAGGATCACGAAGCGGTTACCGCCCAGAAGCCCTTCGATAGCGTTCTGCCAGCGTGAGCCCTCCCGCGGCTGGACAAGGTTGCAAAGGACTCTGGGACGAGCGCCCGGCATCTGGGCTTGGAGATATCGGACCGCGGCCTCAACATGCGCCGGCAAGTCAAAGTGGCCATCTTCCAGCCCTTGCCGGCGCCGCTTCAGGTCATCGATTTCCCCTTGCAGGGCGGCAGCGCGATCCGATTCCCGCGCCTGCTCCTGTACCACCGCGCCATACAGGCCATCGGCGCCGTGTAAGCGCTGCGCAATGGGGGCCAGGACGGCATCCAGGCTGGCGAACCGGTCGCGCCGCAGGCTCGGCGGGTCGATCTGCGCACCAGTCAGCATCGCCGCTAGCTCGCGCGCGGCGGCCCGGCCGTCGGCGGCATCGATCGCCGCGGCATCCACAACCAGCCGCTCCACGTGGGGTGCGTAAGCGGCGGCCGGTCCTGCAGGCCGTTTGGCCAGGACGGCCAGTTCGTCCAGCACGCCGCGCAAGCCCCTCAGGGCGGCCAAGATGTCCAGCGCGATACGGGATCGACCTTCGGTGGCATCGGCTATCTCGCGGCTGAGCCGCTCACGATCCTGTGCCACCGGGTTGCCATTGAGCCGCCCCTTGGCAGCGCCGTGCAATTCCGTGGCGCGCTTCAGCGCTTGTGTATGCCGGTCGGCGAGCGCCTGCTGCTTTTCGACATCGGCCAAGGCAAGGTGCCGGGACGCCTCCAGCCTTTGGATCTCCTCCTCGACATCCTGCTGCCGGCGCAGGGCTTCGCCCAGTTCGGCCTCCATGGCCTCTTCGAACGCGGCAAGGAACGCATCCGCGTGTGCCTTCAGCGCTCCCAGCCTCTCACGGCACGCCAGCAACTCGGTGGCGATCTTCCGCAGCTGCTGCACGTTCTGCATGAGCGACGCGATATGCCCAATCTGGTCGGAGAAGTCAGGCTCGGCCAGCACTTGCTCACGGATCAGCTCGTCCACCGAGCCGACGGTCTTGCGGGCAATGGACTGGACGAAAGCCCGCGCCGCAGCTTCGGCCTCGCGCGGCCCGACCAGCGTCTTGCCGCCACCGCGAAACTCGGCATAGAGCTTGCACAGATAGTCTTCGATGCTGTTCTCGAACGGCAGGACGCGCGGATAGCGCTGGCGCAGCCGATGGTAG
The sequence above is drawn from the Cupriavidus sp. D39 genome and encodes:
- a CDS encoding CaiB/BaiF CoA transferase family protein; translated protein: MSGQPSLPTSPAALKGVRVIEMGQLIAGPFAGKTLGEFGADVIKIEPPGAGDPLRNWRLMKDGTSVWWQVQSRNKRSLALDLRSTDGQDIARKLIAEADVLIENFRPGTLEGWGMDYGQLSELNPRLIMLRISGYGQTGPYRDLPGFGSIGEAMGGLRHLTGEPGRVPVRCGISIGDTLAALHGVIGVLTALYHRDANGGKGQVIDVALHEAVFNVMESLIPEYSAFGVVREAAGSALPGIAPSNAYRCADGYVLIAGNGDSIFKRLMTAIGRDDLAEDPALANNAGRVARVDELDHAIEAWSAQHSAEDVLATLTDARVPAGKIYTARDIAEDPHYRARDMILRQSTRDGYEVDVPGIVPKLMGTPGSVRSSAPKLGDDTDDVLREIGLSDTRIAELREKGAIA
- a CDS encoding hydroxymethylglutaryl-CoA lyase; this encodes MNIWNGEHQRIYMQEVGTRDGFQSEGAFVETRDKIALIDALSNTGMAKIEVTAFVSPQAIPALCDAEIVLREIERKPGVVYTALVPNVRGAERAIDARANELNLVISASESHNLSNLRMTRDQSFNGLMQVAALARDAGLPVNISLSCAFGCPMEGDVPEATVLAWSQRFIDEAGAQGVTLCDTTGMAYPQQVARLTAQFVERWPRIELTLHFHNTRGMGLANVLAAIDAGADRFDASLGGIGGCPYAPGASGNVCSEEIVHALELMSYDTGVDLGALIAAARRLPSLIGHDTPSQIVKAGRRLDLHPLPADFAAIRERALQRDTAARPRS
- a CDS encoding MFS transporter, whose amino-acid sequence is MQETHIAQPPKAHWYDGLTPTHWRVLRGSFLGWIFDGFEALALVVVLAPMLKSVLTPAQAQSTPVYAGVIIGITLLGWGVGGMVGGILADYVGRKRMMLWSVFLYALFSGLTAFSNTFVVLCSLRFLTGLAMGSEWSTGVALVSETWPEHARAKGAGILQSGFGWGTLLAAVVWYALASTQPLGTETWRLMFIVGALPAFFVLYLRRGLNESAKWQQAVKEKRWNATSDDRPRPVSGAGKEDKRPFTLTQLFTEREALRRTLLTTLLSIVATTGWWAISSWLPTFTVSLAKGTGALDAAAWESRISIIYTAGAIVAYLASGFIVDAIGRRAFLCMTFVGALITTIITYHYTATLSGMLIIAPINGFFTLGCAYAWMAIYPCELFTPTVRSTAISFVFNAARLIAWVFPIISGSMIKAFGGVAHAALIMSSCYVLGIVIPWFLPETRGKGMPE
- a CDS encoding IS6 family transposase encodes the protein MSKRKSLDKLFAGRHFDRDVIILCVRWYLRYKLGLRDFVEMMEERGLSLAHTTILRWVRRYASEFVNRCFGTPTGRSWGVDEIYLKLRGKWVYLYRAVDRAGQTVDFMLSAKRDVAAAKAFFGKAIKYQGRPPKTITLDGYAASHRTVREMKAEGLLPDNLIEKDHRNVKSRTNVMLDFKRFRNAAITLAGIELMHRIRKRRFGVARLRLKDTAAPAVWNTVLSAQ
- a CDS encoding helix-turn-helix domain-containing protein; its protein translation is MTQHRLALPQSAQEPERAASLPHTRFEVGGAAGLQSSTGQILAWRDRVGHVIDLDLTKDQVASPFAATIDRYLVEDMVFTDCRCDGVSLHRTLARISTDAMRHYVFQVFIGGNAGRVEGLRRNPMPRQGGILLTDLGQPARMVRDTSHALTFFVPRAVMESIFPEAESAHGRMVEANTSMTILAVGHVTALARDLPRMTPERAARELREAIQLLVAAFRKAARLEDDARSATRNAMLAHARRLIAVGASQPHLSPNSLLVAMNISRPTLYRLFEQEGGVHAYIRKIRLRAASAELVQFPNLPVVEIAFGLGFSSASDFTRAFRRTYGMSPSDLRVEATNPQREDLMRAALKVQGLEYEHWLRRHLTPKDWSVSTTAPTRAHDPDNGSAAATGPARSWASPSGGTGDNTSGS
- a CDS encoding IS630 family transposase gives rise to the protein MKLTDSERAELERQARARTGRADSSRRARLILLLADGVTWAEIRAKLDCSDSYVDRWSKRFNAERLAGLFTRHAGRERYKVTDRVEAHVLTRTIKHQPADGSTHWSSRKLAAELGDISHMTVARIWAKHGIKPHRLEGYLASNDPNFEAKAADVIGLYLNPPAHAAVFCVDEKTAIQALDRKDPVLPLSPGRAERHAFEYFRHGTLSLYAAFNTRTGEVLGKTAVRPAPGGHQATRCGGLRLRALGAAQRRCQFGPQAALHGLPCTRACSAASHCRLSVSRSAGSRARSLAPATAASCALLCAAASAVRN
- a CDS encoding Wadjet anti-phage system protein JetD domain-containing protein, with protein sequence MFVWRALEALQAQPGLALMLDQRRGQRDLDIWERAPKLVIAAQAEAFLRDETGRQPSAVVAWMAQWRQAVPARFGNVALCERLLSRPILILPRSPEQVLERLAGIRALAGENLMLHEVASRQFWGLSKILNGQQETIALLLDTDVCPFPDKPVQLLVAARTADPTAPILFVENAATFESMAAGRLSAAEGFVLIYASGYKASARRLRQPGGSSVYFAPGVFERNAALGRSFLAWLHGTDVTLPVHFWGDLDFAGMDILKELRVVFPGAQAWKAGYEALLARLLAEESHAPDEARKSGQTDPGLTGCRYADEVLLPALRRLGRFVDQESL
- a CDS encoding SbcC/MukB-like Walker B domain-containing protein, whose protein sequence is MVKEYKKYYDLFQDLNRLAERQTPIDLFSAAEGVLSADSVVALDDIKLLLLDTNRDHALRRLKDIADYRNYRQYDIRKYSEDGREASLARMATFSGGELMTPAYLVRAAVLAQSFRQFEKTPSLKLMMIDEAFDKMDEGRTAAVMRYLNENLGLQLVVAMPSRASGPLLELFSFEHRFSLMKVEGLAGELDKITEVDSSLLKADRLHALWTERREAVRREAAWQFDLQEARKQLVSDMGT